One part of the Streptomyces lydicus genome encodes these proteins:
- a CDS encoding SDR family oxidoreductase: MTEQDSGLPELSGKVALVTGASRGIGYGIAQALVARGDRVVITGRNEDALKEAAEKLGADRVLGVAGKAHDEAHQAVAVERAMETFGRVDYLVNNAGTNPVFGPIADLDLNVARKVFETNVVSALGFAQRTWHAWQKENGGAIVNIASIAGLNASPFIGAYGMSKAAMVNLTMQLAHEFAPLVRVNSIAPAVIKTKFAAALYENREEEAAAGYPMARLGVPEDIGGATAFLLSDASGWITGQTLVVDGGLFLNAGV, translated from the coding sequence ATGACCGAGCAGGACAGCGGGCTCCCCGAGCTCTCCGGCAAGGTGGCGCTGGTCACCGGTGCCAGTCGCGGCATCGGCTACGGCATCGCGCAGGCCCTGGTCGCCCGCGGTGACCGGGTCGTCATCACCGGCCGCAACGAGGACGCCCTCAAGGAGGCCGCCGAGAAGCTGGGCGCCGACCGGGTGCTCGGCGTCGCCGGCAAGGCGCACGACGAGGCCCACCAGGCCGTCGCCGTCGAGCGCGCGATGGAGACGTTCGGGCGGGTCGACTACCTCGTCAACAACGCCGGTACCAACCCGGTGTTCGGGCCGATCGCCGACCTCGACCTCAACGTCGCGCGCAAGGTGTTCGAGACCAACGTCGTCTCCGCGCTCGGCTTCGCGCAGCGCACCTGGCACGCCTGGCAGAAGGAGAACGGCGGCGCGATCGTCAACATCGCCTCGATCGCCGGTCTCAACGCCTCGCCGTTCATCGGCGCGTACGGCATGAGCAAGGCCGCGATGGTGAACCTGACCATGCAGCTCGCGCACGAGTTCGCGCCTCTCGTGCGGGTCAACTCGATCGCCCCCGCGGTGATCAAGACCAAGTTCGCCGCGGCGCTGTACGAGAACCGTGAGGAGGAGGCGGCGGCCGGCTACCCGATGGCGCGGCTCGGCGTCCCGGAGGACATCGGCGGGGCCACGGCCTTCCTGCTGTCCGACGCCTCCGGCTGGATCACCGGTCAGACGCTCGTCGTGGACGGCGGCCTGTTCCTCAACGCGGGGGTCTGA